A section of the Virgibacillus sp. NKC19-3 genome encodes:
- a CDS encoding nucleoside deaminase: MTEGVNELHETYDVSGHAEMLAIRRAQKELQTNDLSAYTMYASGEPCPMCLAAMYLAGIENVFYCASMEEAVEAGLGKAKTIYEDMQKPKSERTLSMIHMPLDDGAENPMTLWRERK, from the coding sequence ATTACTGAAGGGGTCAATGAGCTACATGAAACATATGATGTTAGTGGACATGCAGAAATGCTGGCTATTCGACGCGCACAGAAAGAATTACAAACGAATGACTTATCGGCATATACTATGTACGCAAGCGGGGAGCCTTGCCCCATGTGTTTAGCAGCAATGTATCTCGCCGGAATTGAAAATGTTTTTTACTGTGCCTCCATGGAGGAAGCGGTTGAGGCTGGATTAGGGAAAGCAAAAACAATATACGAGGACATGCAAAAGCCAAAATCAGAACGAACTCTTTCCATGATACATATGCCACTGGATGACGGGGCAGAAAATCCAATGACGTTATGGAGAGAACGGAAGTAA
- a CDS encoding EcsC family protein has translation MKEYEMKVYKDIKVWRQKVLKRSSIFNQVSKKAQTKMNGLIPDKAHNIITESIKNMVKATLIGSNIISAKPQPAGVSLYERDELMKEKLTSYRKTAVMEGAGTGAGGIFLGFADFPLLLSIKMKFLFDAASVYGYDPNEYEERLFILHVFQLAFSSDDKRRETFHIIANWESEKEKLMDMDWHVFQQEYRDYIDLIKMLQLVPGFGAIVGAYANHNLLDTLGETAMNAYRLRFLQL, from the coding sequence ATGAAAGAATATGAAATGAAAGTTTACAAGGATATAAAAGTGTGGAGGCAGAAAGTGCTGAAACGATCCAGTATTTTCAACCAAGTATCAAAGAAAGCACAAACAAAAATGAACGGGCTGATTCCTGATAAAGCGCACAACATCATAACAGAGAGCATAAAAAATATGGTAAAGGCAACCCTGATCGGATCGAATATCATATCGGCAAAACCGCAACCAGCTGGCGTGAGTTTGTACGAGAGGGATGAACTTATGAAGGAAAAGCTGACATCTTACCGGAAAACAGCGGTTATGGAAGGTGCCGGAACCGGCGCAGGGGGGATTTTCCTCGGGTTCGCTGATTTCCCATTGCTTTTATCAATCAAGATGAAGTTTTTATTTGATGCTGCTTCTGTGTATGGCTATGATCCAAATGAGTATGAGGAGCGTTTGTTCATTCTTCATGTATTCCAGCTTGCCTTTTCGAGTGATGACAAGCGAAGGGAAACTTTTCATATAATAGCAAACTGGGAATCTGAAAAGGAAAAGCTCATGGATATGGATTGGCATGTGTTTCAACAGGAGTACCGGGATTATATAGATCTGATTAAAATGCTGCAACTGGTACCGGGATTTGGCGCCATTGTAGGTGCATATGCTAATCATAACTTGCTTGATACACTAGGGGAGACAGCAATGAATGCATATCGATTGCGGTTCTTACAATTGTAG
- a CDS encoding lysophospholipid acyltransferase family protein, whose product MYTFAANLLKIILGLFGRLNVYQKENIPQSGGFVIACTHTGWVDILWLGVSVLPIKIHYMAKKELFQTRFLKWLMQTLHAFPVDRENPGPSTIKTPRRLLAENKVVGIFPSGTRTSEETPLKRGAVTIAGHSNVPIVPVAYDGPNNFKDLLKRMKPQIIYGAPIYLPSHLSRKEGIEIMMEELNSELKNLQEELHNK is encoded by the coding sequence ATGTATACTTTTGCCGCTAATCTATTAAAGATTATATTAGGATTATTCGGTAGACTAAATGTCTATCAAAAGGAAAATATCCCACAATCAGGTGGATTTGTGATCGCGTGTACCCATACAGGTTGGGTGGATATATTATGGCTTGGGGTTTCAGTCCTGCCTATCAAAATACATTACATGGCCAAAAAAGAACTATTTCAGACACGTTTTCTCAAATGGCTGATGCAAACGTTACATGCATTTCCTGTCGATCGTGAGAATCCGGGTCCAAGTACGATTAAAACGCCGCGACGACTATTGGCGGAAAATAAAGTAGTAGGTATTTTCCCAAGTGGTACCAGGACTAGTGAAGAGACGCCATTAAAGCGTGGGGCTGTTACCATTGCCGGGCATTCCAATGTTCCCATCGTTCCTGTGGCTTATGACGGGCCAAACAATTTTAAAGATTTACTCAAGCGAATGAAGCCGCAAATAATCTATGGTGCTCCCATTTATTTACCGAGCCATTTATCAAGAAAAGAAGGAATAGAAATAATGATGGAAGAGCTTAATAGCGAACTGAAAAATCTACAGGAAGAATTACATAATAAATAG
- a CDS encoding ABC transporter permease, producing the protein MVDNMKKTGALSQFIRKRDRIRIPLWLIGISFFTLMIPIAFADLYPSQQDREGMAETMENPAMTAMIGKGDLSNYTIGAMTAHQMLLLTAVVVGLMSILLVTRHTRADEEDGRIEMVRSLPVGRLSNLNATLFVFVITHVILAFIIGFGLYTLGIESMDLEGSLLYGATLGATGIFFVGVTALLAQLSESSRGTIGLSIAMLLVAYLVRAIGDVGNETLSWISPLGWVTQTEVYGTNNWWPIIWMLGVSIILFILANYLNAIRDLEAGFFPAKPGRKYATSFLQTPIGLALKLQRTGVIAWAVGMLVMGIAYGSVMGDLESFFEGNEVMEQMLMEEEGYTLTEQFIPTLMIVMALLATVPPVMAMNKLHGEEKKDRIGHLLGRAVSRTRLMGSYIVISVVSGFVMLSLTVIGLWAAGSTVMEDGFDFGTIYGAALVYYPAMLVTIGLAVLLIGFLPKLTSVIWLYVFYSFIVLYLGGLFQFPDWVGQLSPFGYIPQLPVDDMEWAPVGILTVIAVVLMVIGLVGYRKRDVEG; encoded by the coding sequence ATGGTTGATAATATGAAAAAAACCGGTGCCCTCTCCCAATTTATACGAAAACGAGATCGCATTCGTATCCCACTATGGTTAATTGGAATTTCTTTTTTTACATTGATGATTCCTATTGCTTTTGCAGATTTATATCCTTCTCAACAAGATAGAGAAGGTATGGCTGAAACCATGGAAAACCCGGCGATGACAGCAATGATTGGGAAAGGCGATCTAAGCAATTACACCATTGGTGCGATGACGGCACATCAAATGCTGCTTCTTACAGCGGTTGTGGTTGGGTTGATGAGTATTTTGCTTGTGACTCGACACACACGAGCAGATGAAGAAGACGGGCGCATTGAAATGGTTCGTTCTCTGCCAGTTGGACGCCTTTCTAATTTAAATGCAACCTTATTTGTTTTCGTGATAACCCATGTAATCTTAGCGTTCATCATTGGTTTTGGGTTATATACTTTAGGGATCGAAAGTATGGATCTGGAAGGATCTCTGCTATATGGTGCGACTTTAGGTGCCACCGGTATCTTCTTTGTCGGGGTAACTGCGCTATTAGCACAGCTTTCGGAGAGTTCCCGCGGTACGATTGGTTTATCTATAGCGATGCTTCTTGTTGCCTACCTTGTTCGTGCAATTGGGGACGTAGGTAATGAAACCCTGTCATGGATTTCCCCGTTAGGTTGGGTAACGCAGACAGAGGTCTACGGGACGAATAATTGGTGGCCGATTATATGGATGCTCGGCGTTTCTATTATTCTATTTATCCTTGCTAATTATTTGAATGCTATTCGTGATTTGGAAGCAGGATTTTTCCCGGCTAAACCAGGTAGAAAATATGCCACCTCATTTTTACAAACGCCAATAGGGTTAGCGCTAAAGCTTCAACGAACGGGCGTCATTGCTTGGGCGGTTGGTATGTTGGTGATGGGCATTGCTTATGGATCTGTGATGGGTGATTTGGAATCTTTCTTTGAAGGTAATGAGGTCATGGAACAAATGCTCATGGAAGAGGAAGGTTATACATTAACAGAGCAATTTATCCCCACGTTAATGATTGTCATGGCACTGCTTGCAACAGTTCCTCCCGTTATGGCAATGAATAAACTGCATGGGGAAGAGAAAAAGGATCGGATTGGCCATTTGCTTGGAAGAGCTGTTTCACGCACAAGGCTGATGGGAAGTTATATAGTCATTTCCGTTGTGAGTGGATTTGTGATGCTATCTCTTACTGTTATTGGTCTATGGGCTGCTGGATCTACTGTTATGGAGGATGGATTTGATTTTGGAACGATCTATGGAGCAGCTCTGGTGTATTATCCAGCCATGCTTGTGACGATTGGCTTAGCTGTATTGCTTATTGGTTTTCTTCCCAAGCTGACTAGTGTCATTTGGCTCTATGTATTTTACTCCTTCATCGTTCTTTATTTAGGGGGATTATTCCAATTCCCGGATTGGGTAGGGCAACTATCGCCATTTGGCTATATCCCACAACTCCCCGTTGATGATATGGAGTGGGCGCCAGTCGGGATTTTAACGGTGATTGCTGTTGTATTGATGGTTATTGGGTTAGTTGGATATAGGAAACGGGATGTGGAAGGGTGA
- the ytvI gene encoding sporulation integral membrane protein YtvI, with product MKHPIIQMIFRLLLILLLTVIGLFLFYHFLRLTYPFLIAAMFAFLIHPMIRLLEKHARFPRPIAVLTSILLLIGIVGGLVTILVKKTIDGILYLSDYIPSQIEQISTNIQNYFNLYVLPLWDQGIGLLDNIEPSQRQALQEGIQLIGSNIAGSLANLGEGIANGISTFVGALPITFTVIIFVLLAVYFISKDSKTYAAMYKNKLPWRFRETIMYVYLDLKIKVFGFLKSQIILMVLTAIVSLIGLFILRVDQVFTIAVILGIIDLIPYFGPGLILIPWSIYSFFTEDIFLGFGLLILYASTVTVRQIAEPKVLSSSMKLNPLAILVSLFAGLQLFGVIGLVIGPIILVLFITLYDANVFNGLWRFIKGDSTEQKDG from the coding sequence GTGAAACATCCAATTATCCAAATGATCTTTCGTCTATTGCTTATACTATTGCTTACTGTCATTGGATTGTTTCTGTTTTATCATTTTTTAAGGCTTACCTATCCTTTCCTCATTGCAGCTATGTTTGCATTTCTTATTCACCCAATGATTCGCTTGTTGGAAAAGCATGCACGCTTCCCACGGCCGATTGCTGTATTAACAAGCATTCTTCTCCTCATCGGAATTGTTGGTGGATTAGTGACAATCTTAGTTAAAAAGACAATTGATGGAATTCTGTATTTATCAGATTATATTCCTTCACAAATTGAACAAATATCTACGAATATACAAAATTATTTCAATCTATATGTATTACCGTTGTGGGATCAAGGTATCGGCCTACTCGATAATATTGAGCCATCCCAACGACAAGCATTACAGGAAGGGATCCAACTTATTGGAAGCAACATAGCTGGTTCACTTGCAAATTTGGGTGAAGGAATCGCCAATGGGATATCCACTTTTGTCGGTGCGCTTCCCATTACGTTTACCGTTATTATCTTTGTACTTTTGGCTGTTTATTTTATTAGTAAGGACTCAAAAACCTATGCAGCCATGTACAAAAATAAACTTCCATGGCGCTTCAGAGAAACAATCATGTATGTATATCTTGACTTGAAAATTAAAGTATTTGGTTTCCTGAAATCACAAATCATTCTGATGGTACTTACTGCCATCGTCAGCTTAATTGGGTTATTTATATTGCGTGTAGACCAAGTATTCACCATTGCTGTTATTCTAGGGATTATTGATTTAATCCCCTATTTTGGCCCAGGGCTCATTTTGATCCCCTGGAGTATCTATAGTTTCTTCACAGAGGATATCTTTTTGGGGTTTGGACTGCTTATTCTTTATGCTTCCACAGTGACTGTTCGCCAGATTGCCGAACCGAAAGTATTATCATCCAGCATGAAGCTAAACCCACTGGCCATTCTAGTTTCTCTATTTGCCGGTTTACAACTTTTTGGTGTCATTGGCCTTGTAATAGGTCCAATTATACTTGTTCTCTTTATTACCTTATATGACGCCAACGTATTTAACGGACTATGGCGCTTCATTAAAGGAGATTCCACGGAACAGAAGGACGGGTGA
- a CDS encoding ABC transporter ATP-binding protein, translating into MKEQQNDQGLKSFISLLLSTNIPKLALTLGLIGSVITTLVGLTIPLLTREIVDGFSLESISATIIIAIGAAFILQAVIDGFSTYLLASVGQKIVARLREMMWLKLIRLPVSYFDKQTSGESVSRVVNDTGIVKDLISTHFPQFITGVISIIGAVTILFLMDWKMTLIMLIAVPFTIALMIPLGRRMAKISRGMQDETATFTGNIQQTLAEIRLMKSSTAEPVEEKKGTGDIGKLLTFGLKEARILALIGPLMYLIIMVVVVVIIGYGGIRVAEGSMSTGSLVAFLLYLFQIIMPITTFAMFFTQLQKAKGATERIINIIDLPKEVGQSGVEKDISNEAIYVSHVSFAYNANEPVLENVSFEAQPGEKVAFAGPSGGGKSTLFSLIERFYEPTAGDIRIGDTSITDLSMKSWRDQIGYVSQESAMMAGTIRENLIYGLSEPERILDSRLWEVAEMAYADQFIKTFSEGLDTKVGERGVKLSGGQRQRINIARAFLRDPKILMMDEATASLDSQSEKVVQQALTRLMEGRTTFVIAHRLSTITDADQIIFIEKGRVTGRGTHQELTQTHALYREFAQQQLT; encoded by the coding sequence ATGAAAGAACAACAAAATGATCAAGGTCTAAAATCCTTTATTTCCCTCTTATTATCAACAAATATCCCAAAGTTGGCTCTGACATTAGGCTTAATTGGTAGTGTAATCACAACACTGGTAGGATTAACCATTCCATTGCTGACAAGAGAAATAGTAGATGGCTTTTCCCTGGAATCTATAAGCGCTACGATTATCATTGCTATCGGAGCGGCTTTTATTTTGCAGGCAGTGATTGATGGTTTTTCTACCTATCTATTAGCTTCGGTTGGGCAAAAAATTGTTGCACGACTAAGGGAAATGATGTGGCTAAAACTCATTCGTTTGCCCGTCAGTTACTTTGATAAACAGACAAGTGGTGAATCGGTGAGTCGTGTTGTTAATGATACGGGGATTGTGAAAGATCTGATTTCCACCCATTTTCCACAGTTTATTACAGGAGTCATTTCCATCATAGGGGCAGTGACGATTCTATTCCTGATGGATTGGAAAATGACATTAATAATGTTGATTGCTGTACCATTTACGATTGCGTTGATGATCCCGCTAGGAAGAAGGATGGCGAAAATCTCGCGAGGTATGCAGGATGAGACAGCAACGTTTACAGGAAATATTCAACAAACACTTGCTGAAATTCGTCTCATGAAGTCTTCAACTGCTGAGCCTGTTGAAGAGAAAAAAGGGACGGGGGACATAGGAAAACTGCTTACATTTGGATTAAAGGAAGCACGTATTCTAGCTCTAATTGGCCCCCTTATGTATCTGATTATTATGGTTGTTGTCGTGGTAATCATTGGATATGGAGGCATACGTGTTGCTGAGGGGTCGATGTCGACAGGCTCTCTTGTTGCATTTTTACTTTACCTTTTCCAGATCATTATGCCGATTACGACATTTGCGATGTTTTTTACCCAATTGCAAAAGGCTAAAGGTGCGACAGAGCGGATTATCAACATTATCGACTTGCCTAAGGAGGTAGGCCAATCCGGTGTAGAGAAGGATATTTCAAATGAAGCAATTTATGTATCACATGTTTCTTTTGCCTATAATGCGAATGAACCTGTACTAGAAAATGTGTCTTTCGAAGCACAACCTGGAGAAAAGGTTGCTTTTGCCGGACCAAGTGGTGGAGGTAAATCCACATTATTCAGTTTGATCGAGCGGTTTTATGAACCAACTGCAGGAGATATACGAATCGGGGATACGTCGATAACGGATTTATCGATGAAATCATGGCGTGATCAAATTGGGTATGTTTCTCAGGAAAGTGCGATGATGGCGGGAACCATCCGTGAAAACTTAATTTATGGATTAAGCGAGCCTGAACGTATACTAGATTCGCGACTATGGGAAGTTGCTGAAATGGCTTATGCGGATCAATTTATTAAGACATTCTCAGAAGGGTTGGATACGAAAGTGGGGGAGCGTGGTGTGAAGCTCTCCGGCGGACAGAGACAACGGATAAACATTGCACGTGCATTCCTGCGAGATCCTAAAATCCTCATGATGGATGAGGCAACCGCAAGCTTGGATAGTCAATCGGAAAAGGTTGTTCAGCAGGCATTGACGAGGTTGATGGAGGGGCGTACAACCTTTGTTATCGCACATCGATTATCAACCATTACAGATGCCGATCAGATCATCTTTATTGAAAAAGGGAGGGTAACAGGGAGAGGAACGCATCAGGAATTGACACAAACCCACGCCCTGTATCGTGAATTTGCCCAGCAGCAATTAACATGA
- a CDS encoding LacI family DNA-binding transcriptional regulator: MQKVTIKDVAEKSQTSVRTVSRVINDHPNVKTSTRIRVQKVIEELDFKVNFVARSLKEQKTNQIVIFIDWRNGEYWGAFHNEIFHEIHRLAKYYNYRIVISASSPDIFEEDENDGFHLVKHKLCDGAIIFDPINNDQRVQYLKESNTPFVLIGDSHHDVDVSYVGVDNFYLGYLGAKSIYDHGYRSTQLFLGKKASIINQKRAQGYRSFCQEKGLIDNVYFGLSNLKAVYQKTLESIDSQQTDSFFVSGDERAIAVYRAIQERDIKIGKEVGVLGIDNLGMSEYLYPDLTTLAQPKQDIAKSTIDLLVEQINKHQHKTSQRILYPTLVERQSL; encoded by the coding sequence GTGCAAAAAGTTACAATAAAAGATGTTGCTGAGAAGAGTCAGACTTCCGTTCGTACCGTTTCACGAGTTATTAATGATCATCCCAATGTGAAAACTTCCACTCGTATACGGGTGCAAAAAGTTATTGAAGAACTCGATTTCAAAGTCAATTTTGTTGCTAGAAGTTTAAAGGAGCAAAAAACGAATCAAATTGTTATTTTCATTGATTGGCGTAATGGAGAATATTGGGGGGCTTTTCATAATGAAATTTTTCATGAAATTCATCGATTAGCCAAATATTATAACTACCGAATAGTCATTTCTGCTTCATCTCCGGATATCTTTGAAGAAGATGAAAATGATGGGTTTCACTTAGTTAAGCATAAACTGTGTGACGGTGCTATTATATTTGATCCAATCAATAATGATCAACGGGTTCAATATTTAAAAGAAAGTAATACGCCATTCGTTTTAATAGGAGATAGCCATCATGATGTTGATGTATCGTATGTAGGCGTTGATAATTTTTATTTAGGATACCTGGGAGCAAAATCAATATATGATCATGGTTATAGATCTACACAGCTTTTTTTAGGAAAGAAAGCGTCTATTATTAATCAGAAGCGCGCGCAAGGATATAGAAGTTTTTGTCAAGAGAAGGGTCTAATAGATAACGTTTATTTTGGGTTATCCAATTTAAAAGCGGTATACCAAAAAACGTTAGAAAGCATAGATTCTCAACAAACAGATTCATTTTTTGTCTCAGGTGATGAACGAGCAATAGCTGTATACAGGGCTATACAGGAAAGGGATATTAAAATAGGAAAAGAAGTGGGGGTTCTTGGTATTGACAATTTAGGTATGAGTGAGTACCTTTATCCAGACTTGACAACGCTTGCACAGCCAAAACAAGATATAGCAAAGTCAACAATAGACTTGTTGGTTGAACAAATAAACAAACATCAACATAAGACAAGCCAACGAATACTTTATCCTACGCTTGTTGAAAGACAATCCCTTTAA
- a CDS encoding RluA family pseudouridine synthase: MDIPILYEDNHLLVVEKPVNIPVQADNTRDKDLLTYLKQDIKIRYQKPGNVFLGLLHRLDRPVGGVIVFAKTSKAASRLSDVIRRQAMERSYLAVVRGVPVQKQGNLEHYLSKNHQENKVYVVSAHHKKAKKALLGYKLIAQTEQLSLLSVRLQTGRPHQIRVQLAEMGTPIYGDQKYGSNINKPGQQIALWAHSLSVEHPTKKEIVTVDSLPPAEYPWNLFY; this comes from the coding sequence GTGGACATTCCTATTCTATATGAAGATAACCATTTGCTTGTTGTGGAAAAGCCGGTAAATATTCCTGTACAAGCAGATAACACAAGGGATAAGGATTTACTTACCTATTTGAAGCAAGACATCAAAATTCGCTACCAGAAACCGGGAAATGTTTTCCTTGGACTCCTGCATAGGTTGGATCGTCCTGTCGGAGGTGTGATTGTCTTTGCAAAGACTTCTAAGGCTGCATCTCGCTTATCTGATGTGATTCGCAGACAAGCGATGGAAAGAAGTTATTTAGCGGTTGTACGTGGTGTTCCTGTTCAAAAACAAGGCAATCTAGAACATTACCTGAGCAAAAATCACCAGGAAAACAAGGTGTATGTTGTTTCGGCGCATCATAAAAAAGCAAAAAAAGCTCTGCTTGGATACAAGCTAATCGCGCAAACGGAACAATTAAGTTTATTATCCGTTCGACTTCAAACAGGACGACCTCATCAAATACGGGTTCAATTAGCGGAAATGGGAACGCCAATCTATGGGGATCAGAAATATGGAAGCAATATAAACAAGCCCGGACAGCAAATTGCCTTATGGGCTCATTCTTTATCTGTTGAACATCCAACGAAGAAGGAAATAGTAACAGTAGATTCGCTTCCACCAGCGGAATATCCATGGAATCTTTTTTATTAA
- a CDS encoding acrylyl-CoA reductase family protein, giving the protein MDTFQALVLDKEKDQTHLNVKHITLDDVSEGDVIIQVAYSSINYKDAMVGINNQMIESLPHIPGIDLAGTVIEATDGSFKKGDEVIVTSYALGTGHSGGFSEVARVPKEWVVPLPDGLSLKEAMILGTAGLTAGLSIQRLEDNGLTPNNGSVLVAGATGGVGSLAVDMLAKKGYDITASTGKSSEAEYLKKLGAKEIINREEVTDTDGTPTRKKKWAAAIDPVGGQTLQYILSSLKYGGSVATSGLVGGTKVSTTVLPFISRGVNWLGIDSVQCPMELRTKIWKRLADDLKPTFLSGDVVNEVSLESVPNVLKEILEGEVRGRTLVKL; this is encoded by the coding sequence ATGGATACGTTTCAAGCACTTGTATTAGATAAAGAAAAGGATCAAACGCATTTAAACGTTAAACATATAACGTTGGATGATGTATCGGAAGGAGATGTAATCATACAGGTTGCCTATTCCAGCATTAATTATAAAGATGCAATGGTCGGGATTAACAATCAGATGATTGAATCTCTCCCTCACATTCCAGGCATTGATTTAGCCGGAACCGTTATCGAAGCTACAGATGGAAGTTTTAAAAAAGGCGATGAAGTTATTGTGACAAGCTACGCTCTTGGTACTGGACATTCTGGCGGATTTAGCGAGGTTGCCAGAGTTCCCAAGGAATGGGTTGTACCACTGCCAGATGGCCTATCTCTCAAAGAAGCAATGATTCTTGGCACAGCTGGATTAACGGCTGGTTTATCCATCCAAAGACTCGAAGACAATGGGTTAACTCCGAATAATGGCTCCGTACTTGTCGCAGGAGCAACAGGCGGTGTCGGCAGTCTCGCTGTAGACATGCTAGCGAAAAAAGGCTACGACATTACAGCGAGCACGGGCAAATCCAGTGAAGCAGAATATCTGAAAAAATTAGGTGCGAAAGAAATTATAAATCGGGAGGAAGTAACCGATACAGACGGAACACCAACAAGAAAGAAAAAATGGGCAGCTGCTATTGACCCCGTTGGCGGGCAAACCCTTCAATATATACTAAGCAGCTTGAAATACGGTGGATCCGTTGCTACGAGTGGTTTAGTGGGTGGAACCAAAGTTTCTACGACGGTACTACCGTTTATCTCCAGAGGCGTGAACTGGCTTGGTATTGATTCCGTTCAATGCCCGATGGAGTTACGCACGAAAATTTGGAAACGTTTGGCAGATGATTTAAAACCTACATTTCTTTCAGGAGACGTTGTCAATGAAGTGTCCTTGGAGAGCGTCCCCAACGTGCTAAAGGAAATTTTAGAAGGGGAGGTTCGTGGACGCACACTTGTTAAATTATAA
- a CDS encoding ABC transporter ATP-binding protein, producing the protein MSVLEINDLTKKFGKFTALDGVNLQMNEGEIYGFIGPNGAGKSTTIRILLGILKATKGEAKIFGKDVWADAVEIHKNIAYVPGDVNLWPNLTGGEVIDLFVKLRGGENNKNRREELIEKFKLDPTKKCRTYSKGNRQKVALIAAFSSDAGLYILDEPTSGLDPLMEQVFQDCVMEAKRAGRSVLLSSHILSEVEKLCDRVAIIREGSIIETGSLNELRHLTRTNLLVETKQAMTDLHDLQGVHAIEEQEQGLSFQVDTEEMDAVMKHISQFGIVKLESAPPTLEDLFMRHYEGGSRAETRTGGAS; encoded by the coding sequence ATGAGTGTCCTGGAAATAAATGATCTAACGAAGAAATTCGGGAAATTCACAGCGTTGGATGGTGTGAATTTGCAAATGAACGAAGGGGAGATATATGGCTTCATTGGTCCGAATGGTGCTGGTAAATCCACGACTATCCGTATTCTTCTCGGCATTTTAAAAGCAACAAAAGGAGAAGCAAAGATTTTTGGCAAAGATGTATGGGCAGATGCGGTTGAGATTCATAAAAACATTGCTTATGTTCCAGGTGATGTAAATTTATGGCCCAATTTAACTGGTGGGGAAGTTATTGATTTATTTGTGAAACTACGTGGTGGTGAGAATAATAAAAACCGACGAGAGGAATTAATTGAGAAATTCAAATTAGACCCAACCAAAAAGTGTAGGACTTATTCCAAAGGAAACCGACAAAAGGTTGCTCTCATTGCGGCTTTTTCATCAGATGCTGGCCTTTATATTTTGGATGAACCAACTTCAGGCTTAGATCCACTGATGGAACAGGTCTTTCAGGACTGTGTGATGGAGGCGAAAAGAGCAGGGAGAAGTGTGCTGCTTTCCAGCCATATTTTATCGGAAGTAGAAAAACTATGTGATCGAGTTGCTATTATACGAGAGGGGAGCATTATTGAAACTGGCTCTTTAAACGAGTTACGTCACTTAACACGTACAAATCTGCTAGTGGAAACAAAGCAAGCTATGACGGATTTACATGATTTACAAGGTGTTCATGCGATTGAAGAACAGGAACAAGGACTGTCATTCCAGGTAGATACGGAGGAAATGGATGCGGTTATGAAGCATATCAGTCAATTTGGTATTGTGAAATTGGAAAGTGCACCACCGACATTGGAAGATCTCTTTATGCGTCATTATGAAGGCGGAAGTCGAGCAGAAACTAGAACAGGGGGCGCATCCTGA
- a CDS encoding TetR/AcrR family transcriptional regulator, whose product MAITKTFNNLDETKKQRILNAALKEFAENGYEQASTNRIVKIAGIGKGMLFYYFKNKKELFLYLIDYAINIMINDYFSLIDTKESDFVERMKQIAQVKSNYYYHHPDVSNFIGNIYLDDQADLPEDLQKRLHDLQIRGYSLLYDNVDTSLFRDDVDVEKIYKVIRWSVEGYQNELMDFFKGQNISFINLEPYWQEFDEYLEMLKTTFYKKENSK is encoded by the coding sequence GTGGCTATTACAAAAACATTTAATAACCTCGACGAAACGAAAAAGCAGCGTATTTTAAATGCAGCACTTAAGGAATTTGCCGAAAATGGTTACGAACAGGCTTCAACGAATCGTATTGTAAAAATTGCCGGAATAGGAAAGGGGATGCTTTTTTACTATTTTAAAAATAAAAAAGAGCTTTTTCTTTATCTCATTGATTACGCTATTAACATCATGATTAATGACTATTTCAGTCTTATTGATACAAAGGAATCTGACTTTGTTGAGCGTATGAAACAAATTGCTCAAGTTAAATCAAACTATTACTATCATCATCCGGACGTCAGTAATTTTATAGGGAATATTTACTTGGATGACCAAGCGGATCTACCAGAAGATCTGCAAAAGAGATTACATGACTTACAAATTAGAGGGTATTCCCTTTTATATGACAATGTGGATACGAGTTTATTCCGGGATGATGTTGATGTAGAAAAGATATATAAGGTTATCCGTTGGTCGGTAGAGGGATATCAGAATGAGTTAATGGACTTCTTTAAAGGTCAGAATATATCATTTATCAACCTAGAACCATATTGGCAAGAATTCGATGAATATCTGGAAATGTTAAAAACCACGTTCTATAAAAAGGAGAATTCCAAATGA